The following proteins are co-located in the Thermoplasmata archaeon genome:
- a CDS encoding VOC family protein, producing MGFVYTGLRVTDLERSLRFYRDGLGLVERGRGTMSHGGTFVGLEDPSTHFQLELNVYPPDSPYASPYSVGEGLDHLGVEVPDARAVIERLRAMGARIAIEPWLERDRYWIGFVEDPDGIWIEIQSAVPAPPSGPSAPS from the coding sequence GGGTGACCGACCTCGAGCGTTCCCTGCGCTTCTACCGCGACGGGCTCGGGCTGGTCGAGCGCGGACGCGGCACGATGAGCCACGGCGGCACCTTCGTCGGCCTCGAGGATCCGTCGACCCACTTTCAGCTCGAGTTGAACGTCTATCCGCCGGACTCGCCGTACGCGTCCCCCTACTCGGTCGGGGAGGGGCTCGACCACCTCGGCGTCGAGGTCCCCGACGCCCGGGCGGTCATCGAGCGCCTGCGCGCGATGGGGGCCCGGATCGCGATCGAGCCCTGGCTCGAGCGCGACCGCTACTGGATCGGGTTCGTCGAGGACCCGGACGGGATTTGGATCGAGATCCAGAGCGCCGTGCCCGCGCCGCCTAGCGGGCCTTCAGCACCTTCTTGA
- a CDS encoding DNA-directed RNA polymerase subunit P yields MFRCIRCGEALPSDANLFGVRCDNCGGKIFTKEHPNVKKVLKAR; encoded by the coding sequence ATGTTCCGCTGCATCCGGTGCGGGGAAGCCCTCCCCTCCGACGCGAACCTCTTCGGCGTGCGGTGCGACAACTGCGGTGGGAAGATCTTCACCAAGGAGCACCCGAACGTCAAGAAGGTGCTGAAGGCCCGCTAG
- the rpl37ae gene encoding 50S ribosomal protein L37ae (structural models have indicated that the folded zinc-finger motif interacts mainly with domain III of 23S rRNA, whereas the amino-terminal region of L37 interacts primarily with domain II) has protein sequence MSKRTKKVGRTGWMGPRYGIRIRRRVLEIDRNRSRNAPCPRCSTSTLHRVASGIFECRRCGTRFASNAYVFAPPPPITRTEKDAGGGKA, from the coding sequence ATGAGCAAGCGGACGAAGAAGGTCGGCCGGACTGGCTGGATGGGGCCGCGCTACGGGATCCGGATCCGCCGCCGCGTGCTCGAGATCGACCGGAACCGATCGCGGAACGCGCCGTGCCCTCGCTGCTCGACGTCGACGCTCCACCGGGTCGCGAGCGGCATCTTCGAGTGCCGGCGGTGCGGGACGCGCTTCGCCTCGAACGCCTACGTCTTCGCTCCGCCGCCGCCGATCACGCGAACGGAGAAGGACGCCGGCGGCGGCAAGGCTTAA
- the rrp42 gene encoding exosome complex protein Rrp42: protein MSEEVTAEILTTHILELAGSGKRLDGRGADEYRPISVEPGFVVTADGSGLVRIGDTTAVAGIKLEPGKPFPDTPNAGVLTTNAELVPLSSPIFEPGPPQPGAIEVSRVVDRAIRAAETIDLTRLCVTPGEKSWVCYVDVHILDHGGNLIDASLLAALTALTHTVVPAQRFGIADADFPLEVRHQPVECTFVRLGDAIVVDPTFDEERACQGRITVATDEAGQIVAMQKGLIGAFSPDDVKSVVERAFRHGDRMRAIATGKGA, encoded by the coding sequence ATGAGCGAAGAGGTCACGGCCGAGATCCTGACGACGCACATCCTCGAGCTCGCCGGGAGCGGCAAGCGCCTCGACGGCCGGGGCGCCGACGAGTACCGGCCGATCTCGGTCGAGCCGGGCTTCGTGGTGACCGCGGACGGCTCGGGGCTCGTCCGCATCGGCGACACCACGGCCGTCGCGGGCATCAAGCTGGAGCCGGGCAAACCGTTCCCCGACACGCCGAACGCCGGCGTGCTGACCACGAACGCCGAGCTCGTGCCCCTCTCCAGCCCGATCTTCGAGCCCGGGCCCCCCCAGCCGGGCGCGATCGAGGTCTCCCGGGTCGTCGATCGCGCGATCCGCGCGGCGGAGACGATCGACCTGACGCGGCTGTGCGTCACCCCCGGCGAGAAGAGCTGGGTCTGCTACGTCGATGTTCACATCCTCGACCACGGCGGGAACCTCATCGACGCCTCGCTCCTCGCCGCGCTGACGGCCCTCACCCACACCGTCGTGCCGGCCCAGCGCTTCGGCATCGCCGACGCCGATTTTCCCCTCGAAGTCCGCCACCAGCCGGTCGAGTGCACCTTCGTGCGGCTCGGCGACGCGATCGTCGTCGACCCGACGTTCGACGAGGAGCGGGCCTGCCAGGGTCGGATCACGGTGGCGACCGACGAAGCCGGACAGATCGTCGCGATGCAGAAGGGACTGATCGGTGCGTTCTCCCCCGACGACGTGAAGTCGGTCGTCGAGCGGGCGTTCCGCCACGGTGACCGGATGCGCGCGATCGCGACGGGGAAGGGCGCATGA
- the rrp41 gene encoding exosome complex exonuclease Rrp41: MGSVGAKEVPVLLSPEGLRIDGRRVDELRAIRIRAGALHHADGSAFVEWGANKVMAAVYGPREVHPRHLQQNTKAVIQCKYNMAAFSVDERKRPGLDRRSQEISKVIAEALESVVFVEEFPRTSIDVYIEVLQANAGTRCAGIVAASVALADAGIPMVDLLPAVAVGKAGGAIVLDLKKEEDNFGEADLPMAIVPQSGRLVLLQMEGHLTREELAQALDLGVAGCRHLHDLMKQALRERYASAPTETAA, from the coding sequence ATGGGAAGTGTGGGAGCCAAGGAGGTGCCGGTGCTGCTGAGCCCCGAGGGGCTCCGGATCGACGGGCGACGCGTCGACGAGCTGCGCGCGATCCGGATCCGGGCGGGGGCGCTCCATCACGCCGACGGTTCGGCGTTCGTGGAGTGGGGAGCGAACAAGGTGATGGCCGCGGTCTACGGGCCGCGGGAGGTGCACCCTCGCCACCTCCAGCAGAACACGAAGGCCGTCATCCAGTGCAAGTACAACATGGCCGCCTTCAGCGTCGACGAGCGCAAGCGGCCCGGCCTCGACCGCCGATCCCAGGAGATCAGCAAGGTGATCGCGGAGGCGCTCGAGAGCGTGGTGTTCGTCGAGGAATTCCCCCGCACGAGCATCGACGTCTATATCGAGGTACTGCAGGCCAACGCCGGCACCCGGTGCGCGGGGATCGTCGCCGCCTCGGTCGCGCTCGCGGACGCGGGCATCCCGATGGTCGACCTCCTGCCCGCGGTCGCCGTCGGCAAGGCCGGCGGCGCGATCGTCCTCGACCTCAAGAAGGAAGAGGACAACTTCGGCGAGGCGGACCTTCCGATGGCGATCGTCCCGCAGTCCGGCCGGCTCGTGCTCCTCCAGATGGAGGGCCACCTGACGCGCGAGGAACTCGCCCAGGCGCTCGATCTCGGCGTCGCCGGCTGCCGCCACCTCCACGACCTCATGAAGCAGGCGTTGCGCGAGCGCTACGCGAGCGCGCCGACGGAGACGGCGGCATGA
- the rrp4 gene encoding exosome complex RNA-binding protein Rrp4: protein MARGHRPGPRRHGREGSAPPVAGGRTLVLPGEELPSRGLKPGPGTYRVGGRVYASVLGLLSPRPPFVRVIPLSGRYIPKPTDVVLGTVTDVQGTFWLLDIGAPRWAPLHMTGTPWKIEVGETEQFLRVGDAVVVQVENLDATGRIGVTMNGEGLGKLEGGTIVSISPARVPRVVGRGGSMIQTILQRTGAKMVVGENGRIWVDGDPAAIERVRDVLRMIDEEGHRSGLTERVDSYLRSTGPTAEEGPHDPLSESARRDAPEPPFRSSPPEDRDPDLDLDPEPSEGTETE from the coding sequence ATGGCTCGAGGTCATCGTCCCGGCCCCCGCCGGCACGGCCGCGAGGGCTCGGCCCCGCCGGTCGCGGGGGGCCGTACTCTAGTTCTACCCGGGGAGGAGCTCCCGAGCCGCGGCCTCAAGCCCGGTCCGGGAACCTACCGCGTCGGCGGACGCGTCTACGCGAGCGTCCTGGGCCTGTTGTCGCCGCGACCGCCGTTCGTCCGGGTGATCCCACTGTCGGGGCGCTACATCCCGAAGCCGACCGATGTCGTCCTCGGAACCGTCACGGACGTGCAGGGCACCTTCTGGCTGCTCGACATCGGCGCGCCGCGCTGGGCGCCGCTGCACATGACCGGGACACCGTGGAAGATCGAGGTCGGCGAGACCGAGCAGTTCCTGCGGGTCGGGGACGCGGTCGTGGTGCAGGTGGAGAACCTGGACGCGACCGGGCGCATCGGCGTCACGATGAACGGCGAGGGACTCGGCAAGCTCGAGGGCGGCACGATCGTCAGCATCTCGCCGGCCCGCGTCCCCCGGGTCGTCGGGCGGGGCGGCTCGATGATCCAGACGATCCTCCAGCGGACCGGCGCGAAGATGGTCGTCGGGGAGAACGGCCGGATCTGGGTCGACGGCGATCCCGCCGCGATCGAGCGGGTCCGCGACGTGCTCCGCATGATCGACGAAGAGGGCCACCGCAGCGGGCTGACCGAGCGGGTCGATAGCTACCTGCGCTCGACCGGGCCCACGGCCGAGGAGGGCCCGCACGACCCGCTCTCCGAGAGCGCGCGGCGGGACGCTCCCGAGCCCCCGTTCCGCTCGAGTCCGCCCGAGGATCGGGACCCCGACCTCGATCTCGACCCGGAGCCCTCGGAGGGCACCGAGACCGAGTGA
- a CDS encoding ribosome assembly factor SBDS: MVKVEDAVIARWETGGSRFEVLVDPEAVQAIKDGKVVDLADKLALDQVFKDAKKGDKISEEHLERTFHTRSLAEIAKQIVLKGEVQITTEQRHRLQEAKRRQIVATIARNAMNPQTGAPHPSARIEAAMVEAKVHVDPFRPVDAQVQEVLAKLRPLLPIRLDVVKVRVKLPAQHYPRVIGDLKGLGRLLDEQWLGDGSWSGILEIPAGVQTELYERLNARTRGAAETALVK, encoded by the coding sequence ATGGTCAAGGTCGAGGATGCGGTGATCGCCCGCTGGGAGACCGGCGGCTCGCGCTTCGAGGTCCTCGTCGACCCCGAGGCCGTCCAGGCGATCAAGGACGGCAAGGTTGTCGATCTCGCCGACAAGCTGGCCCTCGACCAGGTCTTCAAGGACGCGAAGAAGGGCGACAAGATCTCCGAGGAGCACCTGGAGCGGACGTTCCACACGCGGAGCCTTGCCGAGATCGCCAAGCAGATCGTGCTGAAGGGCGAGGTCCAGATCACCACGGAGCAGCGGCACCGCCTGCAGGAGGCGAAGCGGCGGCAGATCGTCGCGACCATCGCCCGCAACGCCATGAACCCGCAGACCGGCGCCCCGCACCCGAGCGCGCGGATCGAGGCCGCGATGGTCGAGGCGAAGGTCCACGTCGACCCGTTCCGGCCCGTCGATGCGCAGGTGCAGGAGGTCCTCGCGAAACTCCGCCCGCTGTTGCCGATCCGCCTGGACGTCGTGAAGGTCCGCGTGAAGCTCCCCGCGCAGCACTACCCGCGGGTGATCGGCGACCTGAAGGGGCTCGGCCGGCTGCTCGACGAGCAGTGGCTGGGCGACGGCTCGTGGAGCGGGATCCTGGAGATCCCCGCCGGTGTGCAGACGGAGCTCTACGAGAGGCTCAACGCGCGCACGCGCGGCGCCGCCGAGACCGCGTTAGTTAAATAG
- the psmA gene encoding archaeal proteasome endopeptidase complex subunit alpha, which yields MEMQPGQMAYDRAITVFSPDGRLFQVEYAREAVRRGATTAGVVYADGVVLIADRRIPNPKLAEAASLEKIHEIDEHVACATAGLVADARVLVDYARLVAQVNRVTYAESMAVELLVRRICDYKQQYTQFGGVRPFGTALLVGGYDDTGIHLFETEPSGSLTSFRAASTGGNKGPVMDLFEQKYRAGLDRDGAILLALEGLRAGLDEGGSLAQVEVCTVEPARGMVRLATDDIQKYVARLPGTGSAGKGAKS from the coding sequence ATGGAGATGCAACCCGGCCAGATGGCCTACGACCGGGCGATCACGGTCTTCTCTCCCGACGGTCGACTGTTCCAGGTCGAGTATGCGCGCGAGGCGGTCCGCCGCGGCGCGACGACCGCCGGCGTCGTCTATGCCGATGGGGTGGTCCTGATCGCCGACCGGCGGATACCGAACCCGAAGCTGGCCGAGGCCGCGAGCCTGGAGAAGATCCACGAGATCGACGAGCACGTCGCCTGCGCGACCGCCGGCCTGGTCGCGGATGCGCGGGTGCTGGTCGATTACGCGCGGCTGGTCGCCCAGGTGAACCGCGTGACCTACGCGGAATCGATGGCGGTCGAGCTCCTCGTTCGGCGCATCTGCGACTACAAGCAGCAGTACACCCAGTTCGGTGGGGTCCGACCGTTCGGCACGGCCCTGTTGGTCGGCGGTTACGACGACACGGGAATCCACCTGTTCGAGACGGAGCCGTCCGGCTCGCTGACGAGCTTCCGTGCGGCGAGCACCGGCGGCAACAAGGGGCCGGTCATGGACCTCTTCGAGCAGAAGTACCGCGCGGGCCTGGACCGCGACGGTGCGATCCTGCTCGCGCTCGAGGGCCTGCGAGCAGGGCTCGACGAGGGCGGGAGCCTCGCCCAGGTCGAGGTCTGCACGGTCGAGCCCGCCCGGGGGATGGTCCGCCTGGCCACGGACGACATCCAGAAGTACGTCGCGCGGCTCCCCGGCACCGGCTCCGCCGGCAAGGGCGCGAAGTCCTAG
- a CDS encoding thioredoxin domain-containing protein: MTEPEPAPPDRSRGSSRLAREGSSYLRAAAEQPIDWYPWGPEPFELARRTGRPILLDIGASWCHWCHVMDEGTYSDPEVARLLSTHFVAVKVDRDQHPEVDRRYQRQVGALTGEGGWPLTGFLTHDGEVFLGGTYFPPTDGHGRPGFRRVLKEVARLWQEEPERIRENAEGIRGALERMRARRAPREVALVEFIGAVRADLLSSYDPVHGGFGGAPKFPHPTGVSLLLWDAFANGVAASADRARDTLVRMAEGGVYDQIGGGFHRYSVDEGWHIPHFEKMAVDNAALLGAYVEGAQRFAEPRLEQTVGGILGWVRGVLADPAGGFGASQDADNAPGDDGDYFTWSRAELKEALAGDELRFATRLFGIGTDGRMPHDPERNVLFRAIPTAEAASGLTLSGPAEAVLARVIERLAARRALRPTPSVDRALYADLNGRFIGALARAGSLASDPTVLADARRAADRFLREAVRPGEGAAHRLDPSGPSGWGLLEDQVAVAGGLVELAGATVDPRYVAPAIALLELVDREFRGEDGLLRDIAPRLYDGAEMPSLAVPSYPLEDSPHLAANAAAALAGYRLSSLVHDERWRATADALLPPIATRIAGAGLFAAGSALAAGLSMTEPATVVIEGEGAAADRLVTAARRAWHPNVWVFRGTPPEPFSLPEALRVAERPKEARALVCFGSACAPPITEPSEIAPRLARGRASG, encoded by the coding sequence GTGACGGAGCCGGAGCCCGCGCCCCCCGATCGGAGTCGAGGGTCCTCGCGGCTCGCGCGCGAAGGCTCCTCCTACCTCCGCGCCGCCGCCGAGCAGCCGATCGACTGGTATCCGTGGGGCCCTGAGCCCTTCGAGCTCGCGCGGCGCACCGGTCGTCCGATCCTCCTCGACATCGGAGCCTCCTGGTGCCACTGGTGCCACGTGATGGACGAAGGTACCTACTCCGACCCCGAGGTCGCGCGCCTGCTCTCCACGCACTTCGTCGCCGTGAAGGTCGACCGCGATCAGCACCCGGAGGTCGATCGGCGCTACCAGCGCCAGGTCGGAGCCCTGACGGGTGAGGGCGGTTGGCCGCTCACCGGCTTCCTCACGCACGACGGGGAAGTGTTCCTCGGCGGGACCTACTTCCCGCCGACCGACGGCCACGGGCGCCCGGGCTTCCGACGGGTCCTGAAGGAGGTCGCGCGCCTCTGGCAGGAGGAGCCCGAGCGGATCCGCGAGAACGCCGAGGGGATCCGGGGCGCGCTCGAGCGGATGCGCGCCCGGCGCGCGCCCCGCGAGGTCGCGCTCGTCGAGTTCATCGGCGCGGTACGAGCGGATCTGCTGTCGTCGTACGACCCGGTCCACGGCGGCTTCGGGGGTGCCCCGAAGTTCCCGCATCCGACCGGAGTCTCCCTACTGCTCTGGGATGCGTTCGCGAACGGCGTGGCCGCCAGCGCCGACCGGGCCCGCGACACGCTCGTGCGCATGGCGGAGGGCGGCGTCTACGACCAGATCGGCGGAGGATTCCACCGCTACTCGGTCGACGAGGGATGGCACATCCCGCACTTCGAGAAGATGGCGGTCGACAACGCGGCCCTCCTCGGCGCCTACGTCGAGGGGGCGCAACGCTTCGCCGAACCTCGGCTCGAGCAGACGGTCGGTGGGATCCTCGGCTGGGTCCGCGGCGTCCTCGCGGACCCCGCGGGCGGCTTCGGCGCCAGTCAAGATGCCGACAATGCCCCGGGCGACGATGGGGACTACTTCACATGGAGCCGCGCAGAGCTGAAGGAAGCGCTCGCGGGGGACGAACTGCGCTTCGCCACCCGGCTGTTCGGGATCGGCACCGACGGCCGGATGCCCCACGACCCCGAGCGCAACGTCCTCTTCCGCGCGATCCCCACCGCCGAAGCCGCGAGTGGGCTCACGCTTTCCGGTCCCGCGGAGGCGGTGCTCGCGCGGGTCATCGAGCGCCTGGCCGCGCGGCGGGCGCTCCGGCCGACGCCCTCCGTGGACCGCGCCCTGTACGCCGACCTCAACGGTCGGTTCATCGGCGCCCTCGCCCGGGCCGGGTCGCTCGCGAGCGACCCCACGGTGCTCGCGGACGCCCGGCGCGCCGCGGACCGCTTCCTGCGCGAGGCGGTGCGTCCGGGCGAGGGCGCCGCCCACCGGCTCGACCCGTCCGGCCCGAGCGGCTGGGGTCTGCTCGAGGACCAGGTCGCGGTGGCGGGCGGGCTCGTCGAGCTCGCGGGAGCGACGGTCGACCCGCGCTACGTCGCACCGGCGATCGCCCTTCTCGAGCTCGTCGACCGGGAGTTCCGCGGCGAGGACGGGCTCCTGCGCGACATCGCCCCCCGTCTCTACGACGGCGCGGAGATGCCGTCGCTCGCCGTCCCGAGCTACCCGCTCGAGGACAGCCCCCACCTGGCCGCGAACGCCGCCGCCGCGCTCGCCGGCTATCGATTGTCCTCGCTGGTCCACGACGAGCGCTGGCGCGCGACGGCCGATGCGCTCCTTCCGCCGATCGCCACGCGGATCGCCGGGGCCGGCCTGTTCGCGGCCGGCTCGGCGCTCGCCGCCGGCCTCTCGATGACGGAGCCGGCGACGGTCGTCATCGAGGGCGAGGGCGCCGCCGCGGATCGACTGGTGACGGCCGCGCGCCGGGCCTGGCACCCGAACGTCTGGGTCTTCCGCGGGACCCCGCCCGAGCCGTTCTCGCTGCCCGAGGCGCTCCGCGTCGCCGAACGGCCGAAGGAAGCCCGGGCGCTCGTCTGCTTCGGATCCGCGTGCGCGCCCCCGATCACGGAGCCCTCCGAGATCGCGCCGCGGCTCGCGCGGGGACGGGCGAGCGGGTGA
- a CDS encoding helix-turn-helix domain-containing protein, with amino-acid sequence MPRSRERWIEQVRETLERAGFYVSDTHGVRPSSFDLAARRDATLLLVKVLKNIDALDGEEATRLLELGRLFPAIVLVVGQASGTSELDAGVVYTRYGVPIISQSTLQEYLDKALPPFLYASPGGTFARVDGERLRWLRLHRGLSLGALAGIAGVSRRAIQLYEEGAGAEIEVIDRIEGFLGEPIVRPIELFEPKRPSARLAGGASDPEATGVAPAPRRPPRTGDALRDHVIEQLDGMGLEVVVTVRAPFDALARTPEILLASTGSLRAALHRAEVLQSLARVAEGHAMFIVREAVHRASIQGLPILSVNELKRHRDPDDFLDEIAAREGR; translated from the coding sequence ATGCCCCGGTCCCGAGAGCGCTGGATCGAACAGGTCCGCGAGACGCTCGAGCGGGCCGGCTTCTACGTGTCCGACACGCACGGGGTCCGGCCGTCGAGCTTCGATCTCGCCGCCCGCCGCGACGCCACGCTCCTGCTCGTCAAGGTGCTCAAGAACATCGACGCGCTCGATGGCGAAGAGGCCACCCGGCTGCTCGAGCTCGGTCGCCTGTTCCCGGCGATCGTGCTCGTGGTCGGCCAGGCGTCCGGCACCTCGGAGCTCGACGCCGGCGTCGTCTACACCCGCTATGGGGTCCCGATCATCAGCCAGTCGACCCTCCAGGAGTACCTCGACAAGGCGCTCCCGCCCTTCCTGTACGCGAGCCCCGGCGGAACGTTCGCCCGGGTCGATGGCGAGCGGCTAAGGTGGCTGCGCCTGCACCGCGGGCTCTCGCTCGGCGCGCTCGCCGGCATCGCGGGTGTCTCGCGTCGGGCGATCCAGCTCTACGAGGAGGGCGCCGGCGCGGAGATCGAGGTGATCGACCGGATCGAGGGATTCCTGGGCGAGCCGATCGTCCGTCCGATCGAGCTGTTCGAGCCGAAGCGGCCGAGCGCGCGCCTGGCCGGCGGGGCGAGCGACCCCGAGGCCACGGGCGTCGCCCCGGCCCCACGGCGACCGCCGCGGACCGGCGACGCCCTGCGGGACCACGTGATCGAGCAGCTCGACGGCATGGGCCTCGAGGTCGTCGTGACGGTGCGGGCCCCGTTCGACGCCCTGGCGCGCACGCCGGAGATCCTGCTCGCGTCGACCGGCAGCCTGCGCGCCGCGCTCCACCGCGCCGAGGTGCTGCAGAGCCTCGCGCGCGTCGCGGAGGGCCACGCGATGTTCATCGTTCGCGAGGCGGTCCACCGCGCCTCGATCCAGGGCCTTCCGATCCTGTCGGTGAACGAGCTCAAGCGCCACCGCGATCCGGACGACTTCCTCGACGAGATCGCCGCGCGCGAAGGCCGGTGA
- a CDS encoding AAA family ATPase: protein MKLIVTVGMPGSGKDELIEVARGMGLATLKMGDLVRDETRRRGLGLTNANVGRVASEERDKHGPGVWAQRALPKLTETRMLVDGCRSDSEISVFRHHFGDLFVLGIFASPETRYNRLSARQRSDDVDLQDFYDRDRRELKWGIGNAFALADGMIVNEGSLDEFRRLARTTLERVLARDDGD, encoded by the coding sequence ATGAAACTGATCGTCACGGTCGGCATGCCCGGCTCGGGCAAGGACGAGCTGATCGAGGTCGCGCGTGGCATGGGGCTCGCGACCCTGAAGATGGGCGACCTCGTGCGCGACGAGACCCGGCGCCGCGGGCTCGGGCTCACGAACGCCAACGTCGGCCGGGTCGCCTCGGAGGAGCGCGACAAGCACGGCCCCGGGGTCTGGGCGCAGCGGGCCCTCCCGAAGCTGACCGAGACCCGGATGCTCGTCGACGGCTGCCGGTCGGACAGCGAGATCTCGGTCTTCCGCCACCACTTCGGCGACCTGTTCGTCCTCGGGATCTTCGCGTCGCCCGAGACCCGGTACAATCGCCTGAGCGCCCGCCAGCGCTCCGACGACGTCGACCTACAGGACTTCTACGACCGGGACCGGCGGGAGCTCAAGTGGGGGATCGGCAACGCCTTCGCGCTGGCCGACGGGATGATCGTCAACGAGGGCTCGCTCGACGAGTTCCGCCGCCTGGCGCGCACCACGCTCGAGCGGGTCCTCGCGCGGGACGACGGCGACTGA
- a CDS encoding glycine--tRNA ligase — MKSDELFALLRRRGVLWPTAEIYGGAQGLYDYGPLGAALKRRVEEAWVAWFAGLSHDYHVIEPAEILPEAVVRASGHLENFTDPEITCENCHAHFRAETILEKVRPEGVDGLSPVEIGEIVHARELKCPNCGSSALSVPRSFNLMFGVDFGVTGKERAYLRPETAQSSYLAFARMWDVGRRALPLGIAVVGKAYRNEIAPRQVLFRMRAFTQAELQIFFDPAHFPLPFERVRDERLPLLRVARRTAGEETPEWVAAGELAGPGGLPEFYVYHLVHTFRFFRDVLRVPPERIRLFEKSDSERAFYNRIQFDVEVQLESLGGFKELGAVHYRGDYDLSRHGQGSGRDLSVTLHGGAKVLPHVLELTFGVDRNVWALADVHLAREGERTVWHLPPYLAPLAAGVFPLMEKEHAAYALRVADGLAAAGIASGYDDAGAIGRRYARMDEAGTPFCVTVDGRTVADGPDRDTVTLRDRDSKAQERLPVGELAARIRPAILPPRPPRA; from the coding sequence ATGAAGAGCGACGAACTGTTCGCGCTGCTGCGCCGTCGCGGCGTGCTCTGGCCCACCGCCGAGATCTACGGGGGCGCGCAGGGCCTCTACGACTACGGGCCCCTAGGTGCCGCGCTCAAGCGGCGGGTGGAGGAGGCCTGGGTCGCCTGGTTCGCGGGGCTCTCGCACGACTATCACGTCATCGAGCCGGCGGAGATCCTGCCCGAGGCCGTCGTCCGCGCGTCGGGCCATCTCGAGAACTTCACCGACCCCGAGATCACGTGCGAGAACTGCCATGCCCACTTCCGGGCGGAGACGATCCTAGAGAAGGTGCGACCCGAGGGCGTCGACGGGCTCTCGCCCGTGGAGATCGGCGAGATCGTGCACGCCCGAGAACTCAAGTGCCCGAACTGCGGCTCGAGCGCGCTCAGCGTCCCCCGCTCGTTCAACCTGATGTTCGGCGTCGACTTCGGCGTCACCGGAAAGGAGCGGGCCTACCTGCGGCCCGAGACCGCCCAGAGCAGCTATCTCGCGTTCGCCCGGATGTGGGACGTCGGCCGCCGGGCCCTCCCGCTCGGGATCGCGGTCGTCGGGAAGGCCTACCGCAACGAGATCGCGCCGCGGCAGGTCCTGTTCCGGATGAGGGCGTTCACGCAGGCAGAGCTCCAGATCTTCTTCGACCCCGCCCACTTCCCCCTGCCCTTCGAGCGGGTCCGGGACGAGCGGCTCCCGCTCCTGCGGGTCGCGCGACGCACGGCCGGGGAGGAAACGCCGGAGTGGGTCGCCGCCGGCGAGCTCGCGGGCCCGGGGGGCCTGCCCGAGTTCTACGTCTACCACCTCGTCCACACGTTCCGCTTCTTCCGCGACGTGCTGCGCGTGCCCCCCGAGAGGATCCGCCTGTTCGAGAAATCCGACAGCGAACGGGCGTTCTACAACCGGATCCAGTTCGACGTCGAGGTCCAGCTGGAGAGCCTGGGCGGCTTCAAGGAGCTCGGCGCCGTCCACTACCGGGGCGACTACGATCTCTCCCGGCACGGGCAGGGCTCGGGCCGCGACCTCTCCGTGACGCTCCACGGAGGCGCCAAGGTGCTCCCGCACGTCCTCGAGCTCACCTTCGGGGTCGACCGCAACGTCTGGGCGCTCGCCGACGTCCACCTGGCGCGGGAGGGCGAGCGGACGGTCTGGCACCTGCCGCCGTACCTTGCGCCGCTCGCCGCCGGCGTCTTTCCCCTGATGGAAAAGGAGCACGCCGCCTACGCGCTCCGCGTCGCCGACGGGCTCGCCGCAGCCGGCATCGCGAGCGGATACGATGATGCGGGGGCGATCGGCCGGCGCTACGCCCGGATGGACGAGGCCGGCACGCCGTTCTGCGTGACGGTGGACGGCCGGACGGTCGCCGACGGTCCCGACCGGGACACGGTCACGCTGCGCGACCGAGATTCGAAGGCACAGGAGCGCCTGCCGGTCGGCGAGCTCGCCGCGCGGATCCGGCCGGCGATCCTGCCGCCGCGCCCGCCTCGCGCGTGA